The following proteins are co-located in the Littorina saxatilis isolate snail1 unplaced genomic scaffold, US_GU_Lsax_2.0 scaffold_1241, whole genome shotgun sequence genome:
- the LOC138956633 gene encoding uncharacterized protein isoform X3: MVAKPYKGLILDETDRMLDMGFKRDICKGLFEIHPDRQTVMTSATWPADGQCDMAGRRSVRHGRQTFSATWPADIRCDMVGRRSATGQPVHEEIPAHSCGIPGPGGCFSMATAGRWWHR, translated from the exons ATTCTAGACGAGACTGACAGGATGTTGGACATGGGGTTCAAACGTGACATCTGCAAGGGGCTGTTTGAGATCCaccccgacagacagaccgtcaTGACCAG TGCGACATGGCCGGCAGACGGTCAGTGCGACATGGCTGGCAGACGTTCAGTGCGACATGGCCGGCAGACGTTCAGTGCGACATGGCCGGCAGACATTCGGTGCGACATGGTCGGCAGACGTTCAGCAACTGGCCAACCAGTACATGAAGAAATCCCTGCACATTCATGTGGGATCCCTGGACCTGGCG GCTGTTTCTCCATGGCCACAGCTGGAAGATGGTGGCACAGATGA
- the LOC138956633 gene encoding uncharacterized protein isoform X1, with protein MVAKPYKGLILDETDRMLDMGFKRDICKGLFEIHPDRQTVMTSATWLADVQCDMAGRRSVRHGRQTFGATWSADVQQLANQYMKKSLHIHVGSLDLAAVSPWPQLEDGGTDEPFCLPCLRMPRRRRSLPCNATLTL; from the exons ATTCTAGACGAGACTGACAGGATGTTGGACATGGGGTTCAAACGTGACATCTGCAAGGGGCTGTTTGAGATCCaccccgacagacagaccgtcaTGACCAG TGCGACATGGCTGGCAGACGTTCAGTGCGACATGGCCGGCAGACGTTCAGTGCGACATGGCCGGCAGACATTCGGTGCGACATGGTCGGCAGACGTTCAGCAACTGGCCAACCAGTACATGAAGAAATCCCTGCACATTCATGTGGGATCCCTGGACCTGGCG GCTGTTTCTCCATGGCCACAGCTGGAAGATGGTGGCACAGATGAACCGTTTTGTCTGCCCTGCCTGCGaatgccaagaagaagaagaagtctgccCTGCAATGCCACACTTACTCTATAA
- the LOC138956633 gene encoding uncharacterized protein isoform X4: protein MVAKPYKGLILDETDRMLDMGFKRDICKGLFEIHPDRQTVMTSATWPADVQCDMAGRRSVRHGWQTFSATWPADVQCDMAGRHSVRHGRQTFSNWPTST from the exons ATTCTAGACGAGACTGACAGGATGTTGGACATGGGGTTCAAACGTGACATCTGCAAGGGGCTGTTTGAGATCCaccccgacagacagaccgtcaTGACCAG TGCGACATGGCCGGCAGACGTTCAGTGCGACATGGCCGGCAGACGGTCAGTGCGACATGGCTGGCAGACGTTCAGTGCGACATGGCCGGCAGACGTTCAGTGCGACATGGCCGGCAGACATTCGGTGCGACATGGTCGGCAGACGTTCAGCAACTGGCCAACCAGTACATGA
- the LOC138956633 gene encoding uncharacterized protein isoform X2 — protein MLDMGFKRDICKGLFEIHPDRQTVMTSATWLADVQCDMAGRRSVRHGRQTFGATWSADVQQLANQYMKKSLHIHVGSLDLAAVSPWPQLEDGGTDEPFCLPCLRMPRRRRSLPCNATLTL, from the exons ATGTTGGACATGGGGTTCAAACGTGACATCTGCAAGGGGCTGTTTGAGATCCaccccgacagacagaccgtcaTGACCAG TGCGACATGGCTGGCAGACGTTCAGTGCGACATGGCCGGCAGACGTTCAGTGCGACATGGCCGGCAGACATTCGGTGCGACATGGTCGGCAGACGTTCAGCAACTGGCCAACCAGTACATGAAGAAATCCCTGCACATTCATGTGGGATCCCTGGACCTGGCG GCTGTTTCTCCATGGCCACAGCTGGAAGATGGTGGCACAGATGAACCGTTTTGTCTGCCCTGCCTGCGaatgccaagaagaagaagaagtctgccCTGCAATGCCACACTTACTCTATAA